The Bacteroidales bacterium genome includes a region encoding these proteins:
- the serC gene encoding 3-phosphoserine/phosphohydroxythreonine transaminase — MKKHNFSAGPSILPQYTFEETAKAVLNFNNMGLSIMEISHRSKDFEAVVNEAVALFKELLSIPEGYSVIFLGGGASLQFCMVPYNLLEKKAAYLNTGVWASKAIKEAKYFGEVVEVASSKDANFNYIPRNFTIPKDVDYFHITTNNTIYGTELKEDMTSPVPLVADMSSDIFSRPVDVSKYGLIYGGAQKNLGPAGVAFVIVRNDILGKVSRPIPSMLNYQLHIENNSLYNTPPVLPIYSSLLTLRWLKKQGGVQAMQKRNQEKASLLYEEIERNRLFKPTVPKKEDRSIMNV, encoded by the coding sequence ATGAAAAAGCATAATTTTTCAGCAGGGCCCAGTATTTTGCCGCAGTACACCTTTGAAGAAACGGCTAAGGCAGTATTGAATTTCAACAACATGGGGCTTTCCATCATGGAAATTTCCCACCGGAGCAAAGATTTTGAAGCAGTTGTCAATGAGGCTGTTGCACTCTTTAAGGAGTTGCTGTCCATACCGGAGGGGTATTCCGTTATTTTTCTCGGAGGAGGTGCAAGCTTGCAATTTTGCATGGTGCCTTACAATCTTCTCGAGAAGAAAGCAGCTTATCTGAATACCGGGGTATGGGCATCAAAGGCTATTAAGGAGGCAAAATATTTTGGAGAAGTAGTGGAAGTTGCCTCTTCCAAGGATGCCAACTTCAATTACATTCCGCGCAATTTTACCATTCCGAAGGATGTGGATTATTTTCATATAACCACCAACAATACCATTTACGGGACAGAGCTTAAGGAAGATATGACTTCGCCTGTACCGCTGGTGGCTGATATGTCATCCGATATTTTCAGCCGGCCGGTGGATGTGAGCAAATACGGTCTCATTTACGGAGGAGCACAGAAGAACCTTGGACCTGCCGGTGTAGCCTTTGTGATAGTCAGAAACGATATTCTCGGGAAAGTTTCCCGCCCGATTCCTTCCATGCTCAATTACCAGCTTCATATAGAAAACAATTCGTTGTACAATACCCCGCCCGTGCTGCCTATCTATTCTTCCCTGCTCACGCTTCGATGGCTGAAGAAACAGGGTGGTGTTCAGGCGATGCAGAAAAGGAACCAGGAAAAAGCCTCTTTGTTATACGAAGAGATTGAACGGAACCGTTTGTTTAAACCTACCGTGCCGAAGAAGGAAGATCGTTCCATAATGAACGT